A window of Variovorax sp. HW608 genomic DNA:
GGTCATGCTGGGCTCCAGACTCCGCCGCCACGTGCTCGCCGTCTGGCTGCCGGCGGCGCAGCAGCAACGGTCAGAACTTGACGAAGCCGCGCTTTGCGGCCAGCGCGAGGGCCTCCGCACGGCTCGTGGCGTCGAGTTTCACGAACAATGTCTTCAGGTGGCTCTTCACCGTACTTTCAGAAATGAACAGGTGCTGGCCGATCGCGCGGTTGCTCTTACCTTCGGCGAGCAAACCGAGGACCTGCACCTCGCGTTCGGTGAGCGGCTCCTCCTGCACGCGCTGGGCCAGCTTGGCCGCCACCTTGGGCTGCAGGTACGCGTCACCGGCGTGCACGGTGCGGATGCAGCGGAACAGCTCTTCAGGTTGCACGTCCTTCAACAGATATGCCTTGGCACCGGCGCGCAGCCCGGCATAGATGTCTTCGTCGTGGTCGAAAGTGGTCAGCACAATGATCGCGGCCGCAGGATCCTCGCCGCGGATGCAACGGATTGCCTGCACGCCCTCCATCACCGGCATGCGTATATCCATCAGCGTGACATCGGGCCGCAGTTCCCGCCACAGTGCAACCGCCTGCTCGCCGTTGGCGGCCTCGCCCACGATCTGGAAGTCGTCTTCCAGGCCGATGACCGCGGCCAAGCCGCGGCGCACGAGTGCGTGGTCTTCGGCGATCAACACACGGATGTGACGCGCGGCCACGCCCTGCACGTCGGCAGCCGGGTTGGAGCGCGCAAAGGCGGGCATATCGGGTCACCCGCCGCGCAGCGGCAATACGGTCTCGATGCGCGAGCCCTCGCCGACGCGGCTCGCCACCACGAGCTGCGCGCCGATGCGCTGCGCGCGCTCGCGCATGCCCTGCAGCCCGAAGCCTTCGTGGCGGGCCGCCGGATCGAAACCCACGCCGTCGTCGGCCACGGACAGACGCAGCTCGCCGGGCGCAAAGCACAGCAACAGCTCGACGCTCCGAGCCCGCGCGTGCCGCAAAACGTTGGTCAGTGATTCCTGTGCGATCCGCACCAGCTCGGCCTGCGTTTCCAGCTTCAGAGGCAGCGCTTCCCCGCGTGTCAACAGCCGCGCGCTGACACCGGCGCCGGAGGCGCGGCCGACTTGCAACTCGAGCTGGTGCATCAGGTCCGACGGCTGCTGCATCGGCGGCCGCAGCGCGCGCACCGAGATCCTCGCCTCATCCAGGCACGACTTGGCCAGCCCGTGAGCGTTTTCCAGATGCTGCAGCGCGACGTCAGTACTCTGCTTGCGCAGGGTCATGCTGGCCGCCTCCAGGTTCAGGATGATGCCGGTAAAGCCCTGCGCCAAGGTGTCGTGGATGTCGCGCGCGATGCGGTTGCGCTCGCCAAGCACAGCGGCTTCGCGTGCCTGCTCGCCCAGCCGGGCCATCTGCACCGCCAACGTCGCTTGATTGGCCAAGGCCTCTGCAAGATGAATCTTCTCTTCCATCTCGGCGGGGTCACGCTTGCGGCTGCGCACGCAAATCCAGCCGACAGGCTCGCGGCCCAGCAGCATCGGCACGGTGAGCAGCGCATGCACCCCGAGCGAGCGAACGTAGGCCTGGTTCTCCTCAGGCATGCCGGCGATCTGATCGGACATCATGTAGGTTTCGGGGCCGTCGGTCGGGAAGGTCGAGATCCCCTTGCCGCCTACAGGCAGCAGGCGCAGCGCCGCCGGATGGCGCGATTCAGATGCTCCAATCACCCGGCCGCCCACGTACTCGAGGTGCAACCGGACGCCGCCACTCGGGGGGGCGGGGAACCAGAGCGTGCCGCCCTCGCAATGGAGTTGCTGCACCGTCACCTTCAGCAGGTGGCCGAGGAAGCGATCCAGGCTGGAGCCGGCGGCCAGGATCCCGAGAGAACGCAGCAGCACACGGGTCTGCGAACGCGCGGCTTCCTCTGCCGTGCGGCGTTGGACGACTTCGCGCTCGAGCGCGCGGTTGGCCTTCTCGACCTCGCTGATGCGTTCATTCAGCGCCTCGACCTGGCGCGCCAAGTCGGCGCCGGACACGATGGAGCCCGGGCCCTTTCGCTCCTTCGCGTTCAACTGCATGCTCGTCTCCCGCCGTCGAGAGGTACCCATCCTAAGGCAATTCGGGCCCACGCAGTGCGGACGGGCAGAGCTCGACATCGAAATGTCTCTAGCCTGGATTTCCACGCACCACTTTTTGGCTAACGCTGCTCGATAGGGCAGACCAGTTCTTGCTCGCGCGCCCGAGTGGCCAGGAGCCCTCCAGCGTTAGCAATTTGTGCGCGCCCACCCATAGGCCAGACGGCCCCCATGCGGGGCCGTCTGCGCTTGTGCATGGCTCGCGCCAGCCACGGGCAGATCACCTGCCCAGCCGCATGCAGCTTGACTTTTTGAGCGATCTTCACTGGTTCGGGGGAGATTCTTGTTGACATGGCTGTATGTATGTACAACAATGCTTTTATGGGTATAGGCGTACCTAAAGACATAACAGATATCCGACGATTCTTCGCCGAGCCCTCCCATCCCCGCCAGCGACAGTACGAAGCCCTTCGCGCCTTCTTCGTCGAAGGTCACCCCTCCCACGAAGTCGCCCGCGCCTTCGGCTACACGCCAGGGTCCTTCCGTGTGCTGTGCCATCAGTTCCGCCGCGATCCCGATCCGCAGTTCTTCGCCTCTCCCAGCCATGGTCCGCGCACCCAGCCGCACAAGTCCAAGGCTCACGACTTGGCGGTCGCCCTGCGCAAGCAGAACCATTCGGTCTACGAGATCAGCCAGGCCCTCAAGGCGCACGGCACGCCCCTGAGTCCCACCGCCGTGCGCGAGGTGCTGCGCGAGGAGGGGTTCGCGCCGCTGCCGCGGCGCGGCGACGACGAGCGACTCGATCGGCTGGGGCCCATCGCCGAAGCCGTGGCCGATGTGCGCGAGTTCGCGCTACGCCCGGGCACGCAGTTCACCACGCGCTGCGGGGGCTTGCTCCTCTTCCTGCCCGATCTGGTGCGCCTGCAGTTCGAGGAGATCGCCGCGCGCGCCAAGCTGCCCGGCTCCAGGATGATCCCCTCGTCTCACGCACTGCGCTGCGCACTCGCGCTCAAGCTGTGGTCGATCGAGCGCAAGAGCCATGTCATGGCCTTCGTCACCGATCCGGGCCTGGCCCTGTTCTGCGGCCTGAACGTCGTGCCCAAGAAGAGCTACTTGTGCGAGTATTCCTCTCGCGTCGAACGTGAGCGCACCGTCTCGCTGCTGGGGGCCTGGCACCGCGCCGTCACCGAGGAGCATCTGTTCGATGCCCGCTCGTTCAACCTCGACTTCCACTCGGTGCCGTACTACGGCGACGATCCCCAGGTCCAGCGCCACTTCGTGTCCGCACGCAGTCGCGCGCAACCCAGCGTGCTGGCCTTCCTCGCGCAGGACGCCAGCGGTCGCGCCTTCTGCTACTCCAATGCCGATCTGCGCAAGGGCGAGGAGGCCGAAGAAATCTTCCGCTTCATCGAGTTCTGGAAGCGTCAGCACGGTGAGCTCCCGCGGCATCTGGTGTTCGATTCGCGCCTGACCACCTACGCCCACCTGGCGCGCCTGGACCAGATGGGCATCACCTTCATGACGCTGCGTCGCCGCTCTGCGGCGCTGCTGCAGGAGGTGGACGATCTTCCCGCCTCGGCCTGGCGCCGGGTCAGTCTCGATGTGCCCGCCCGCAAGTTCAAGAACCCTCGCGTGTTCGAGCAGTCGATCAGCCTGGCCGGCGCCACCTTGCGTCAGCTCTTCGTCGTCGATCTCGGCCACGAACAGCCCACGATCCTCCTGACCAACGACCGTGACACCTCTCACGCCAAGCTGCTCACCCGCTACGCCCAGCGCATGCTCATCGAGAACGCCCTGTCCGACGCCGTTCGCTTCTTTCACATGGATGCGTTGTCCTCGGCAGTCGGAATGAAAGTGGACTTCGACATGACCCTGCTGGTCATCGCCAGTGGCCTGTACCGGCTGCTGGCGCGTCGCATGCGCGGCTACGCCGATGCCCAGGCTCGCCACATCTTCCGTGACCTTATCGACACGCCCGCCGACGTCTCAGTCACCGACTCCGAGGTCCAGGTCCACTTCCACCGCCGCGCCCACTTGCCCATCATCCTCGCTTCCGGATTGCTCAATACTCCGGTTTCCATCCCCTGGTGGAACGGCCATTCCTTGCGCATGTCGGCGTAGCCTTGTGGAGCTCAGCAACAGGCCCCTCTGTTAGCCCAACTACCCCGCGTGGAAATCCAGGCTAGGCGATTCCCATCGCAGCGAGAAGGGGCGGCCATCGATGCTTCCACGGCTGGGCGGCCTCGAAGCAGGCCGAGGCTCTGAGCACCGTCGCGTCGTCCAAGTGTCGGCCGATGATCTGCAAGCCGACCGGCAAACCGTCATCCGTCCATCCGGCCGGAATTGAGGCGGCCGGCTGGCCCGTGAAATTCAGGGGATAGGTAAAGTGCAGCCATTCGAACGGCTCCACGTCGAACCCGTCGATATTCGAGGGTCCCTGAATACCCACTTCGAACGGCGGCACGGCCAGGGTGGGCGTCAGGAACAGGTCGTACTTGCGCATGAACCGCCACATCTTGTTGTTCACGGCCTTGCGCGTCATCACCGCGTCGGTGAGTTGCTCAGCCGTCCACTCGGTCCTGAGAAATTCTCGCAGGTGCGGCGTCATCCTGTCGCCTAGCTTTGCTTCCATCGCTCGCATGCCCTTCAGGTCCGAATCGCCCGCCAGTAGGGCCCAGAAGGCGTCGTACGGATTCTCCCAGCCCGGGTTCGCTTCCTCGACGATGCATCCCAGGTCGCGCTCGAACACCCTGACCGCCCGCGCCACGATGTCGCGTACGCGTGGGTCGACCCGCGCGTAGCCCAGGTCAGGGCTGTAGGCGACGCGAAGTCCCTTGATGTCGCCTCGAAGCGAGGCCATCCAGTCGAAGCCTCGCTCGTGCGGAATCGATCGGTTGTCGCGGCTGTCGGGGCCCGCGATGACCGAGAGCATCAGCGCGCTGTCCGCTACCGTGCGGCTCATGGGGCCGATGTGTTCCAGAGCCTCCCAGCTCGACACCCCCGGCAGTCGCTCGTCCTTGACGCCGGGGTACAAGGGCACGCGTCCCATCGATGCCTTCATGCCGTAGAGACCGCAAATGCTGCTCGGGATTCGGACCGATCCGCCACCGTCGCTGCCGATCGCGAACGGTCCCATCCCGCTCGCGACGGCCGCTCCCGACCCCGCGCTGGATCCGCCTGACGTCAGATTGGTGTTCCATGGATTGCGCGTCGTCTCGAACACGTTGTTGTGGCCCACCCCGCTGTAGCCGAACTCGGGCACGTTCGTCTTGCCGAGCAAGATGGCGCCGGCGTCGCGCATCCGCTCGACCACGACGTCGTCTTCATCCGGCACGAAGTCGGCGTAGGCTACCGACCCCGACGCGGTCTTGACCCCCGCAGTACAAATTAGGTCCTTGCAACCCCATGGGACGCCCGCGAGGGGGCCGACTACCTCGCCGGACCCGAGGTGCTTGTCGACCTGCTTGGCGGCTGCGCGTGCCAGGTCCGGCGTTGGCGTGCAGAAAGCGTGCAACTCGGGCTCCAGCATCTGCATGCGTGACAGGACCGCATCGGTGACTTCCAGCGCCGACACCTCCCTGGAACGAATGAGCGCGGCAAGCGCTACGGCGTCCATCGAGCAAAGCTCGTTCGAGAATTCGTTTGTCATGGCCATCCCCTTGTCCCTACCGCTCCACTGCCATCGAATCGACCTGCGGCGCGAAGCCCGCGCTCAGGGACCAGTAACCGACACCACCCGCGATGAACGCGCTCAGAGCAGTCGAGAGCTGCGGCGCGAAGGTCTCGACCAGGTAGGCCACCGCCGAGCCGACGGCCCACGCAACGAAGGCCCGCGGACGCCAGTCGGAATCGATCGTTGCGCCAGGCCGAACGACATACAGGTCGACGAGCACGATGGCGCCGATGGGCGGCACCACGATGCCCAACACTGACAGCCAAGGAATGAACAGGGCCCAGACGTTGGCTGCCGCGACCACGATGCCAATCAATGCCAGCCCAACAGCAAAAAGGCGCATGCGGCCACCGCCGATGCGCGACCATCCGACCGCCGAGTTGTAGAGGCAATGCGCGCAGACCGAACCGAGATTGCAGACCAGGAAGACGAATGCGAGGGCCGACAGCCACGGCTTGTGCTGCGCCAGCATGTATCCGAACATGTTGTCCAGGCCGAAGGCCTGAGGCTCGGGTACGGCGAGCGCCGCGGTCATCACGCCGCCCACCAGCATCGCCAGCAGGTTGGCGAAGGGGAATGCGCAGAACGTAGCAATCAATGACTGACGAGAGTCCTTCGCCCAGCGATTGAAGTCGGCAGTGACGGTTCCGGCGTCGACGAACAATGAGAGAACGATCGTCAAGCCGACGCCGAAGGGCATCGACAACTCCGGCTTTGTGCCCGCGTACGCGAGCACGTTGCTCCAGCCCGCACCGGCGGCAGAATCGATCGCAACCCAGCCCCCAAGCAAGACGAACAACGGCACCGACACCAGGCCGATCCAGTGCAATCCCTTGATGCCGACAAATGCGATCGCCAAGTACAACGCACCCGCCAGGATGGTCATCGTCAGGTAGTCGAGATGAAATGCGGCGTGGATCAGGTTTCCTGTGATGCCGGTTTGTACGGCATACCAGCCAAGAAGCAAGGTGGACAGCAGGCCGGACGCCAGCACATAGCCCCTCTTGCCGAAAACTGCGCTGGCGATCAGTGCAAAGGTATGCCCGCGCTTGGTACCCAGTACGCCATTTGCGCCTATGTATGCGAACAGCAGGACGTTGCCAATGATCATTGCCCACAGCGCCGACATGAAACCCATGCCTGCCACAAGTATTGACCCTGTCATGGCTCCGGTAATGATCATCGGAAAGCCGATCCAGACCATCGAAATGGAGAAGAGGCTTCGTCGTGCAGACTGAGGGACGGCCGTGTGTTCGTACTCGTCGCCCAGAACTTCATTTTCCGGATCTCGGATGGCGTCATCTTCGATGCGTGACCTGCCGTTGCCACCGCCCGCCGTGCGATATTTGGCGGGGTACTTCGTTGATTCAATGCTCATGGGGGCTCCTCAAGGTAAGAACTGTCAAGGGCGCATGCGGACGTGACCAAACTACAAACGGGGAACTCGCCGGTGAACGCGCGGACAGGTTTGTTGCACAGTCGATTGCAGTGCCGGAGCCGGCGCGGTCCCGACGGGGCCATTGTGGAAGTTGGCTGCCTGCACAACAACGCGCGCCAGGGTGATTTGTGGGTGTGCGTTCGGGCTCGGCCCAATCACCCTTTCGGGTGAGTCAAAACCTGAAGACGTACTTTGTGGGAGGCGCGATGGCTCCTGAATCTCGCCGCAGGCCCAATTGCCGAGCATCCGGTCGGTCACATCGACGAATTGCTTCTGAGAACTCGGCGCGAACCACGTTGAGCAACGAGAGGTGGCGTGAACTGACGGGAGGCGCGAGCGCTGGCGCCGTCCTGCTGAACGTTCCCGCCGGCAGCGCTTGTTAGGAGCTGGCAACAGGATCGTTCTCATCGAGCATCCTGCTTGGGTCCCGGTTCAGCGGATCCTCGTTCGCGCACGGTTTGCATGCACCGCACCAATCACTGACACATCGTGATGTGATCCCTTCCAGCCATCTCATCTTGTCACTGAAAGAGCCGAAATGAAGTACCCCAAGCCAGGATTCCTGACCATTGCAGTCGCCGTGAGTGCCATGGGCCTCGCCCAGTTGTCCCTCACAAGCTAT
This region includes:
- a CDS encoding response regulator — its product is MPAFARSNPAADVQGVAARHIRVLIAEDHALVRRGLAAVIGLEDDFQIVGEAANGEQAVALWRELRPDVTLMDIRMPVMEGVQAIRCIRGEDPAAAIIVLTTFDHDEDIYAGLRAGAKAYLLKDVQPEELFRCIRTVHAGDAYLQPKVAAKLAQRVQEEPLTEREVQVLGLLAEGKSNRAIGQHLFISESTVKSHLKTLFVKLDATSRAEALALAAKRGFVKF
- a CDS encoding GAF domain-containing sensor histidine kinase, whose amino-acid sequence is MSGADLARQVEALNERISEVEKANRALEREVVQRRTAEEAARSQTRVLLRSLGILAAGSSLDRFLGHLLKVTVQQLHCEGGTLWFPAPPSGGVRLHLEYVGGRVIGASESRHPAALRLLPVGGKGISTFPTDGPETYMMSDQIAGMPEENQAYVRSLGVHALLTVPMLLGREPVGWICVRSRKRDPAEMEEKIHLAEALANQATLAVQMARLGEQAREAAVLGERNRIARDIHDTLAQGFTGIILNLEAASMTLRKQSTDVALQHLENAHGLAKSCLDEARISVRALRPPMQQPSDLMHQLELQVGRASGAGVSARLLTRGEALPLKLETQAELVRIAQESLTNVLRHARARSVELLLCFAPGELRLSVADDGVGFDPAARHEGFGLQGMRERAQRIGAQLVVASRVGEGSRIETVLPLRGG
- a CDS encoding amidase, with amino-acid sequence MTNEFSNELCSMDAVALAALIRSREVSALEVTDAVLSRMQMLEPELHAFCTPTPDLARAAAKQVDKHLGSGEVVGPLAGVPWGCKDLICTAGVKTASGSVAYADFVPDEDDVVVERMRDAGAILLGKTNVPEFGYSGVGHNNVFETTRNPWNTNLTSGGSSAGSGAAVASGMGPFAIGSDGGGSVRIPSSICGLYGMKASMGRVPLYPGVKDERLPGVSSWEALEHIGPMSRTVADSALMLSVIAGPDSRDNRSIPHERGFDWMASLRGDIKGLRVAYSPDLGYARVDPRVRDIVARAVRVFERDLGCIVEEANPGWENPYDAFWALLAGDSDLKGMRAMEAKLGDRMTPHLREFLRTEWTAEQLTDAVMTRKAVNNKMWRFMRKYDLFLTPTLAVPPFEVGIQGPSNIDGFDVEPFEWLHFTYPLNFTGQPAASIPAGWTDDGLPVGLQIIGRHLDDATVLRASACFEAAQPWKHRWPPLLAAMGIA
- a CDS encoding purine-cytosine permease family protein, translated to MSIESTKYPAKYRTAGGGNGRSRIEDDAIRDPENEVLGDEYEHTAVPQSARRSLFSISMVWIGFPMIITGAMTGSILVAGMGFMSALWAMIIGNVLLFAYIGANGVLGTKRGHTFALIASAVFGKRGYVLASGLLSTLLLGWYAVQTGITGNLIHAAFHLDYLTMTILAGALYLAIAFVGIKGLHWIGLVSVPLFVLLGGWVAIDSAAGAGWSNVLAYAGTKPELSMPFGVGLTIVLSLFVDAGTVTADFNRWAKDSRQSLIATFCAFPFANLLAMLVGGVMTAALAVPEPQAFGLDNMFGYMLAQHKPWLSALAFVFLVCNLGSVCAHCLYNSAVGWSRIGGGRMRLFAVGLALIGIVVAAANVWALFIPWLSVLGIVVPPIGAIVLVDLYVVRPGATIDSDWRPRAFVAWAVGSAVAYLVETFAPQLSTALSAFIAGGVGYWSLSAGFAPQVDSMAVER